ACGGTCTCGAACATGCTGAGCGGCGCGGGGTCGGTCGGGGTCTCGGCGCGGCCCGCCTTGCCGAAGACGTGCTCGACCTCGGGGAAGCGCTTCAGCATCCGGTCCTGGGTCTGGAGCGCGGCACGCGCCTGCGTCGCGGACATGCCCGGCAGCGCCGTCGGCATGTAGAGGATCGTGCCCTCGTTGAGGTACGGCATGAACTCGGAGCCGAGGCGGAAGTAGACCGGGACGGTCGCGACGACGATCGCGACCGCGAGCGCGACGGTGAGCCAGCGCCGGCGCAGCACGGCCTCGACGAGCGGGTGGTAGAGGCGCATGAGCGGGCGGCTCACGGGGTGCGTCTCCTCGCCGTGGATGGTCCCGACCAGCGCGGCGTTGGCGACGCGACGGAGCCAGCCCGGGCGGAAGGTGAAGGGCTCGAGGCGCGTGAAGACGAGCCGCATGGCGGGGTCGAGCGTGATCGCGAGCACGGCCGCGATCGCCATCGAGAAGTTCTTGGTGAAGGCGAGCGGCGTGAAGAGCCGTCCCTCCTGCGCTTCGAGCGCGAAGATGGGGAGGAACGAGACCGCGATCACCAGGAGCGAGAAGAAGCTCGGTCCGCCCACCTCCTTGACGGCCGCGATGACGATGTCCCGGAAGTCCCCTGGCCGATTCTCCGCCTGCCAGCGCTCGAGCTTCTTGTGCGTCTGCTCGACCACGACGATGGCGGCGTCCACCATGGCGCCGATCGCCACCGCGATGCCGCCGAGGGACATGATGTTGGCGGTGAGCCCCATCGCCCGCATGGGGATGAAGGCGAGCAGCACGGCGATCGGGATGGTGAAGATCGGGATGAGCGCGCTCGGGATGTGCCAGAGGAAGACGAGGATGACCGCGCTCACGACGAGGAGCTCTTCCGCCAGCGTGTGACGGAGCGTGTCGATGGCGCGGTCGATGAGCGTCGAGCGGTCGTAGACGGGGACGATCTCGAGGCCGGACGGGAGCGACTTCTCGACCTCGCGCAGCCTGGCCTTGACGCCGTCGATCACGCGGAGCGCGTTCTCCCCGTGGCGCATGACGACCACGCCCCCCACCGTCTCGCCCTGGCCGTCGAGCTCGGCGAGACCGCGCCGGAGGTCGGGTCCCAGGTGCGCGCGCGCGATGTCGCGGACGAGGATCGGCGTTCCGTTGCCGTTCGTCCCGACCGCGATCTGCTCCACGTCGGCCACCGACTGGACGTAGCCGCGGCCGCGCACGACGTACTCGGTGCCGCTGAACTCGACCAGGCGGCCGCCCACCTCGTTGTTCGAGCGGCGGATGGCATCGATCACGTCGCGGAGCGGGAGGTGGTGGGCGAGCAGCGTCGCCGGGTCGATCTCCGCCTGGTACTGCTTGACGAAGCCGCCCACCGATGCCACCTCCGCCACCCCCTCCACGCTCGCGAGCCAGTAGCGGAGCGTCCAGTCCTGGAAGGAGCGCAGGTCGGCGAGCGAGCGCGTGCCGCTCCGGTCGACGAGCGCGTACTCGTAGACCCAGCCCACGCCGGTGGCGTCGGGCCCGAGGCGCGGGGCGACACCCTCCGGCAGGCGGGCGGCGATGCCCTGCATGTACTCGAGGACGCGGCTCCGCGCCCAGTAGAGGTCGGTGCCGTCCCGGAAGACGACGTTGACGAACGAGTAGCCGAACATCGACTCGCCGCGCACGTACTTGACGCGCGGCGCGGCGATCATGGTGGTGACGATCGGATAGGTGATCTGGTCCTCGACCAGGTCGGGGCTCCGCCCGGCCCAGTCGGTGAAGACGATCACCTGCACGTCGGACAGATCCGGGAGCGCGTCGAGCGGGCTCGTGCGGAGCGACCAGACGCCCGCCGCGCTCGCGAGCGCGACCAGCAGGATGACGAGGAAGCGGTTCCGCGCGCTGTACTCGATGATGCGGTCGATCATGGCTGCACCCGGAGCGTGAACTTCTCGCGCACCGGCGGCTTCCCGGGCCGCGCGATCTCGACCACCAGCGACCATGGACCGCCCATCGAGAAGCGCGCGGCGCCCTCGTAGACGCCGTCCCCCAGCTCCCGGGTGGGCGCCTCCTCGATCGTCATGCCCGGCATGTCCATGGTGTAGGAGAACCGGACGGTGGCGCCGGCCACCGGGGCGCCGGCGGCGTCCCGCACCCGCACGCGGATCGCGTTCTCGCCGACGGTCGCGGTCTCGCGCGCCGGGAAGACGGTGACGCGGAGGTCGCCGACCTGCTTCTCCCCGGCAGGCAGCGCGCCTGGCGGCGCGGGTGCCTCGCCGCCGCCCATCTCCATCGGGCGGGCGCTCTCCATCTTGACGCCGCCCATGCCGAGGGCGCCCATCATCCCCATCATGCTCTCCGCCGCCTGGAGCCTGGACTCGGAGTCGACCAGGAAGTTGCCGCTGGTAACGACGCGCTCGCCGGGCTCCACGCCCGCCAGCACCTCGACCGCGTCGTCGAAGCGGCCGCCCACGCGCACCTCGCGGGGCAGGAGCCGCCCGTCGCCCCCATCGACGAACACCACCTGGCGCCGGCCCGAGTCGAGCACGGCGGTCCCCGGCACGACCAGGCGCTCGCCGAGCGGCACGCGCAGCTCGACGGTGCCGTACATCTCGGGGCGCAGGATCTGGTCGGGCGAGTTGGGCAGCTCGAAGCGGACCTTCGCCGTGCGCGTCTTGGAGTCGAGCACAGGCGACACCCAGGCGACACGCGCCGTGAAGCGCTCGGCGGGGTAGGCGGTGAGGGCGAGGTCGGCCTGCTGGCCGACCTTCACGAGCGGCAGCTCGTATTCGTACACGTCGCCGTACGCCCAGACGGTGGAGAGGTCGGCGATCCTGTAGAGCGTCATGCCGGGCTCGACGCGCAGACCCGCGACCGCCGTCTTCTCGATCACGGTGCCCGAGATCGGCGAGTGGATGGTGAGCGTGCGTCTCGCCTGCCCGCTCTCCTCGAGCTCGCGCACCTGCTGCGGCGAGAGATCCCAGAGGCGGAGCCGCTCGCGGCTCGCGCGCGCGAGCGAGGCGGCGGACGCCCGCGCCTCGGGAAGCGAGCTCGCCTGCAGCCGCCGCTCGGTCTCGCGCGCCAGGAGGTACTCGCGCTGCGCGGTCAAGAGATCCGGGCTGTAGAGCGTGAAGAGGGGGTCGCCCCTGCGGACGGGCTGCCCGGTGTAGTTCGCGAACAGCTCCTCGATGAAGCCGCCCACCTTGAGCGTCACCTGGGCGAGCTTCCGCTCGTCGAAGTCGAGCCGGCCGACGGTGCGGATCACCCTCTCGACCGGGCGGCGCTCGGCCGTGCCCCAGGTGAGGCCGATCGCCTGCTGCTGCCCGGCGTCGAG
This DNA window, taken from Deltaproteobacteria bacterium, encodes the following:
- a CDS encoding efflux RND transporter permease subunit, which codes for MIDRIIEYSARNRFLVILLVALASAAGVWSLRTSPLDALPDLSDVQVIVFTDWAGRSPDLVEDQITYPIVTTMIAAPRVKYVRGESMFGYSFVNVVFRDGTDLYWARSRVLEYMQGIAARLPEGVAPRLGPDATGVGWVYEYALVDRSGTRSLADLRSFQDWTLRYWLASVEGVAEVASVGGFVKQYQAEIDPATLLAHHLPLRDVIDAIRRSNNEVGGRLVEFSGTEYVVRGRGYVQSVADVEQIAVGTNGNGTPILVRDIARAHLGPDLRRGLAELDGQGETVGGVVVMRHGENALRVIDGVKARLREVEKSLPSGLEIVPVYDRSTLIDRAIDTLRHTLAEELLVVSAVILVFLWHIPSALIPIFTIPIAVLLAFIPMRAMGLTANIMSLGGIAVAIGAMVDAAIVVVEQTHKKLERWQAENRPGDFRDIVIAAVKEVGGPSFFSLLVIAVSFLPIFALEAQEGRLFTPLAFTKNFSMAIAAVLAITLDPAMRLVFTRLEPFTFRPGWLRRVANAALVGTIHGEETHPVSRPLMRLYHPLVEAVLRRRWLTVALAVAIVVATVPVYFRLGSEFMPYLNEGTILYMPTALPGMSATQARAALQTQDRMLKRFPEVEHVFGKAGRAETPTDPAPLSMFETVVTLKPEDQWRRGMTWERLNAEIDRTVRFPGMPNILWMPIMTRTEMLATGIRSSLGIKVFGPDLGEIGRIGHDIEAAVATLPGTRSAFAERTTGGHYLDITVRRDAIARYSLTLGDVQDVIESAIGGASVSQTVEGRERYSINVRYVRDARSDLESLKRVLVAGRDGVQIPLAELADLTVSTAPPSLHDENGALAGYVFVDVAGRDLGSYVDEAKRVVGERVSLPPGYHLGWAGQFEYLERARGRLALLVPLTLLIVFVLLYLNTASVTKTMIVLLAVPFSAVGAIWLLWALGYNMSVAVWVGLIALLGVDAETGVFMLLYLDLAFDERRRRGLMRSVADLKEAIIEGAVKRLRPKVMTVGVMFMGLLPIMWSHGTGADVMKRIAAPMIGGIFTSFVMELLVYPAIYAIWRGREVPGA
- a CDS encoding efflux RND transporter periplasmic adaptor subunit, producing MNRPLALFAVAAVTRLTFAAEPPVELPQAPIRLDAGQQQAIGLTWGTAERRPVERVIRTVGRLDFDERKLAQVTLKVGGFIEELFANYTGQPVRRGDPLFTLYSPDLLTAQREYLLARETERRLQASSLPEARASAASLARASRERLRLWDLSPQQVRELEESGQARRTLTIHSPISGTVIEKTAVAGLRVEPGMTLYRIADLSTVWAYGDVYEYELPLVKVGQQADLALTAYPAERFTARVAWVSPVLDSKTRTAKVRFELPNSPDQILRPEMYGTVELRVPLGERLVVPGTAVLDSGRRQVVFVDGGDGRLLPREVRVGGRFDDAVEVLAGVEPGERVVTSGNFLVDSESRLQAAESMMGMMGALGMGGVKMESARPMEMGGGEAPAPPGALPAGEKQVGDLRVTVFPARETATVGENAIRVRVRDAAGAPVAGATVRFSYTMDMPGMTIEEAPTRELGDGVYEGAARFSMGGPWSLVVEIARPGKPPVREKFTLRVQP